The DNA window TTTGGCCACACTGACTCTCTCGTCTATTTTGGTAGATTCTCAGCTCTCTATCAGGAGCCGGGGCCACAAGGAGTGCATTTGAACATGGAACTGAAGGTTTGACTTGCTTGGGACCAGAGTtctctccattttttttttttcttccagaaagacaataacattttattttcaggATGAAGAAGTGAAGCAGATTTTGGGATTCTGCTCAGACACTTTTCAGATTGGAACCTCACACTCACCATGAAAATATACGGTCAAGGTGAGAGGGGCATTGTGGTCATGTGGGTGTTAATATCATAGCATTTACAAACcccggttccatatgagttgggaaattgtgttagatgtaaatataatcggaatacaatgatttgcaaatccttttcaacccatattcaattgaatgcactacaaagacaatatatttgatgttcaaactcataaacttgatttttttttgcaaataataattaacttggaatttcatggctgcaacacgggccaaagtagttgggaaagggcatgttcaccactgtgttacatcaccttttcttttaacaacactcaataaacgtttgagaactgaggaaactatttgttgaagctttgaaagtggaattatttcccattcaagttttatgtggagctttagtcgttcaacagtctggggtctcctctgtcatattttatgcttcataatgcgccacatattttcgacgggagacaggtctagacggcaggcgggccaggaaaagaCCTggcccgctgttgtaacacgtggcttggcattgttttgctgaaataagcagataacgttgcttggatgacaacatatgttgctccaaaacctgtatggaccattcaacattaatggtgccttcacagatgtgtaagttacccatgccttgggcactaatacacccccataccatcacacatgctagcttttgaactttgcgcctataacaatccggatggttgttttcctctttgttccagaggacaccacatccacagtttccaaatatattttgaaatgtggactcgtcagaccaaagaacaattttccactaagcatcagtccatcttagatgagcttgggcccagcgaagccggcggcgttcctcggtgttgttgatgaatggctttcgctttgcatagtagagttttaacttgcacttacagatgtagcgaccaactgtagttactgatagtggctttatgaagtgttcctgagcccatgtggtgatatcctttacacactaatgtcggtttttgatgcagtaccacctgagggatcaacggtccgtaatatcatcgcttatgtgcagtgttttctccagattctctgaaccttttaatgattttacggaccgtagatggtaaaatccctaaattccttgtgatagctcgttgagaaatgttgttctaaaactgttcgacaatttgcttacaaattggtaaccctcaccctatccttgtttgtgaattacttagcattttttgtgaagctgtttttatacccaatcatgtacccacctgttcccaattagcctgcacacctgtgggatgttccaaataagtgtttgatgaacattcctcaactttgtcagtatttattgccaccttttctaaattctttgtcacgtgttgctggcatcaaattctaaagttaatgattattggcaaaaaaaaaaaatgtgtatgagtttgaacatcaaatatgttgtcttggtagcacattcaactgaatatgggttggaaatgatttgcaaatcattgtattccgtttatatttacatataacgcaatttcccaactcatatggaaacggagtttgtacaatACATATTGATTCAATAGGCTTCCTGTTGAGTTACACAAATGTAAACATGTGATGTACTCAAATGTTaaatatgttcaaaataaacgTGATTAACCTGACCATTGACGTACCATTACTAAAGCATGCAAGTATTAAGATGACTACTTGAGTGTACTCCTACAGTGCAATTAAAAAGGCTGTATCTCATTCCTTGTTTATAAATACTCAAACAGATGCTGGGAAAGTACCGTGGTGGCTGTTTGCTCTCAGGTTATAAGGGTACACACATGTTAAAGGGAAGGCCAAGCCATTTTAATGATATTAACTTACACTTGttcttacttatttttttatcacTGTAAAGCATCAGTTCAACGCAGTTTGAAGTTCAACGTATGTGTGTTTTTTAATGTGCAAATTTATAAATCTATGGTAATGTGACTACAGTTGAAAAGTGCGGTGCCATGCCATGGAGTGACCATAGTCCCAGTTCAGGTCATATAAATCCGTTAATGAGCTATTCAAAGAGCTCACCCAGATATTCAAAGTAAGACATAGTTAAGCAGCTGCTGCTGAGGCAAACAGCATTTTTTACTTCCTGCTACCTGCTGGCATGACTTTTTGTCTAGATTTCCATGTTGCAAGTAAAGTCCAATATGCATGTTTAAAATGCACTTGAGGACATGCTTCTCATAAAGTGAGCTTGGTCTCATGATGACTGACAACATGCTTGGTGCTAAAAGACACTATACGGTGCCTTAAATAGACAAGCGCACTGTTTGAAGTGTGCACCCTATCAGCCTCTGCACAAGTCATGTACGTAGTGCAAAGGTCACTGGTACAAAGCTCCAAAAGAAACTTAAAATACTGACAACTAATTGTGATCTTTTTCTCAGGAGGTCTCCATAGATTGACGTCACATCGTGCCTGAGATCAACCTGAGCTGGAGGAGCAGAGCCTTCATGGCGCAAACCAGGAAGAAAGCGGTCGACATAATGGGCTGTGGGGAAAAGCGACACATGAGCCACCGAGTGGGCAACATGCTCCACCACCGCTTCCCTAACGGCTTCACCGACCTGCTCATGGACGAGACCGACCGCGAGGTCAGCACGCTCACAGACAGAGCCTTCCGAAGTCTCTGCGTAGGAGATGAAGCCGTTTACAATGATGACTTCCCGCAGGGATATTCGCCTTTCAGCTGCCATAAACCTTTGGCAGGGGAGCCACTTACAAAGATACATCAGAAGGAATTGAAAAAGCAAAGGAAAAGTGACAAAGAGAAGGAGAAGAACTTGTCCAACATGTCATCTTTTCTTAAGGCGTTAAGTGCCACCGAGAAGAGCTGTGAGGGCTTGCTAAGCACAAATGGTGGCGTCGCAGACTCAAACGGAGAATCATGGGATAAATCTGCACTACGCAGCATCCAGAGAGAACTATCGGAATTCTCCTCGGACTATCACGCTAACCTTACAAGTGGACATTTTCAGAATCAATCAGGGTATGGTTTATCGAGTAAAACCGGCAAAGGTTTTTCCTTGATGTCAGGAAAATCATCCAAGAGCAAAAGTGGGAAATCGACGTTGAAACTAAAGAAACTTAATATCAAAAACTTTTTTCTCCACAGTGAGTTTAGCCCGTTTCAAACATGGAGAGGTATGAGACAGTTCTCCTTTAGCCATGAGGACACTTCTATTATCTCGGCAAATATAACACCAAAATGGTATGACCTACCATTTTACAAGGAGTTAACAGAGGCTcatataaaagagcaaatagaGGAGATACAGAAAGAAGCAGGTGAAgcccctccttcttctcctcctcctcttcctcctcctcctccccctcctcctGTTGCTCCTAAACCTGTCAGTCCCCCTTCACCACCAAAAGTCCTGCCAAAGCCATTAGCTGTACAGCCACAGAAAAGATGCCCTTCAATTGTAACGGATGGAGGTACTGCCCCATGGAGGCAGAccaagacagacagacagaccaaGGCACTTCCAGTCAAGCAAGAGATGCCCCCTCAGGGGAAGAGTTTGTTGGCAAAAATAAATGGAAGTATTTTGTTGAACAAAAATGAATCAATGTCTTCAGAAGTGAAAGCGGTTGAGGAAGTCAGCCCTCTGTCCTCTACTCCTTTCAGCATCTGCCAGCTGATGACTCCTGTCATTGCCTCCAGACAAGCAACAGAAACATCAGAAATTCTTCAATCTGCGCTTTCGCCTTCTGTGCACGACCTTCCGATCAGACCGCACTCTGAGGCCAAACTGACACCAGAACTTGCAGTGAAGCGGGATGGCTACAAATCTCTGGCTTCTAGCATCCTCTTTAACCTTAAAGACAACAGGAAGAGGGTTAAAAGTAGGTACAGTCCGCCTAAATTCAAAACCATAGAGACTTCTGGAAGAGACACCCAATCTCTGTTATCAGATAGTctcaaacaacaaaataattctTCGGGCTTAAGCACTCCTGCTATTTCAAAAGAAGGACAGACCAAATGTATTCCAGTTTTTGAGCCTGTCGCCATCCAAACTCCTGCTCTTACAAAGCATGCGGCTGATAGACCACAATCCGATGATTATTTGTTATCAAATCTGCTACAAAATAAAAAGGAGGCTTTTGGTAATGTTGGTGGGGAGAATTCAAATTCTCCTATCATGCATTCTAAAAGGAATACTAGCCACATTGCTAAAAAGCAAAACTACCCTTCCCTTAATTTATACAAGAAAGCAAGCCCTTCAGTTGCCACAGATCAGTCAAATGAATTTTCACTTCTGAATCCAAGCAAAGACATTTCTCAAAAAGGTATTTCACCAAATACATCAATCATCAACTGTAGTCCCTCACTCATATGTTCACCAGAGACACAAAGGGAAATATTTGAGAAAAGAGCACCACTAAATGTATCAGACAGACCAAATGTGCTTATTAAATCTGTGACAGACTTTGAAGAAGAGCGCACAGGTTTTGGGCAACCCATGAGCACCATGGATGTTGTCAAGGCTGCACGGGAAGCCATTAGCGCGACCAAAACTAAAGCCCTACTCACAGTTCAGGCTGAAAGCATCTGTAAACCTGAGGACAATGAAACAAGTGAGACAAATGTGTGCTCAAAAGTAGAAAACTATTCAGTGGGAAGTGAAGGTGAACGTAATATTATTGTCAGGAAAGATCCCCCACCAGTTCCCAAGAAAAAAGTTACCCAACCAGACATTCGTAAGAAAACACACTTCGGTGACAAACCTTCTAACAGTGATTTGTCTGAAACAAAACACGATGAATCTGCCCAACAAGACAAGTTGAAACACATATTCCCAGGCAGGCTGAACAACTACATAAAATGTCAAAGATACTCTGTAACGGATGAGGAAGTCAGAGAAAATGACCGTGGCGCGAATGTGAGGACAGAAATGGACGGCGTAAGAGACAAGGAACTAATCATTCACGACTTGCATGCACTGAAAGAGTTAGAGAGGGCGCGGCTCTGCGATCGGGACAACACAAAGGGAGTTCCCAACAACATAGATGAGGAAACTAGAGCTAAGAATGATTTAATCTCCAGGGAGTTGAAGAAAATTAAGAAGGGAATGCTCTCAATGAGAGGGAACACATCTGCTAAGAGGGAAATATTTGCGAATAGAGAGAAGCAGGCCAATGAGCAGGAGGCTCTGGCGAAGTTAGGTGGCAATGTGATGATAAACAAAGCCCTAATAAACAATAATTATGACAAAGCTAAAATGGCTCTTGAAGAGATAATCTCGGAT is part of the Nerophis ophidion isolate RoL-2023_Sa linkage group LG08, RoL_Noph_v1.0, whole genome shotgun sequence genome and encodes:
- the LOC133557988 gene encoding uncharacterized protein LOC133557988; this translates as MAQTRKKAVDIMGCGEKRHMSHRVGNMLHHRFPNGFTDLLMDETDREVSTLTDRAFRSLCVGDEAVYNDDFPQGYSPFSCHKPLAGEPLTKIHQKELKKQRKSDKEKEKNLSNMSSFLKALSATEKSCEGLLSTNGGVADSNGESWDKSALRSIQRELSEFSSDYHANLTSGHFQNQSGYGLSSKTGKGFSLMSGKSSKSKSGKSTLKLKKLNIKNFFLHSEFSPFQTWRGMRQFSFSHEDTSIISANITPKWYDLPFYKELTEAHIKEQIEEIQKEAGEAPPSSPPPLPPPPPPPPVAPKPVSPPSPPKVLPKPLAVQPQKRCPSIVTDGGTAPWRQTKTDRQTKALPVKQEMPPQGKSLLAKINGSILLNKNESMSSEVKAVEEVSPLSSTPFSICQLMTPVIASRQATETSEILQSALSPSVHDLPIRPHSEAKLTPELAVKRDGYKSLASSILFNLKDNRKRVKSRYSPPKFKTIETSGRDTQSLLSDSLKQQNNSSGLSTPAISKEGQTKCIPVFEPVAIQTPALTKHAADRPQSDDYLLSNLLQNKKEAFGNVGGENSNSPIMHSKRNTSHIAKKQNYPSLNLYKKASPSVATDQSNEFSLLNPSKDISQKGISPNTSIINCSPSLICSPETQREIFEKRAPLNVSDRPNVLIKSVTDFEEERTGFGQPMSTMDVVKAAREAISATKTKALLTVQAESICKPEDNETSETNVCSKVENYSVGSEGERNIIVRKDPPPVPKKKVTQPDIRKKTHFGDKPSNSDLSETKHDESAQQDKLKHIFPGRLNNYIKCQRYSVTDEEVRENDRGANVRTEMDGVRDKELIIHDLHALKELERARLCDRDNTKGVPNNIDEETRAKNDLISRELKKIKKGMLSMRGNTSAKREIFANREKQANEQEALAKLGGNVMINKALINNNYDKAKMALEEIISDRQMRRNVTNGSYGSRVEQSKDTLKESVTETKDDKKEEELRERLGELRDHKNMRHILSQTEPRLGENHRSGGRVALPCMELNSSFKLECKHAHDRLNDNSEKSEDINIRNLSGETIAIQEKKGLETPSVPPRSKKGGNKRIGDAMNDILDDDLQKTKPHCNVKNSTKDSDSIIPSDAVTIKHQSNEKRYSLLSDIKIDMETDIPREDSSGTVETSLKPDNITSTSNRYFLTGAVAPKHQPNERRSSLLSEITIDTETGTTRETSGTTVEFSLKLDNMTSPTDVFEKNDKMDAEANSKTIISPELLVNGVNVDDRTSMSSKSSYFSVESPPHRVAVPNLYHSVENLNKLGVEDKGANGHIKKDADRPEREYYSFSDVEGEQDIEIQNGSNLSSADGPVLSQNDDFSPPVSPCDTLSPTLGIPALFKIKDNTFSKKSKKSVQPWTPRAILNKDKEEEDLHLLDENPELPSANEAATSRSTVEVVQPKETLLNVSPPSVLQKAKALDAGLPAAPKEKVVSPISDVVGSLTTPPVELSKVPSERPGSTCSGYDSQSGLPKPPTVLPKSERAVLKAMKLTNRRMKKEEGHKSTGKHKTERRKSDKAEVKSSEKQHHKESDRKVVDGDEHAHKRTAKTRSYDLVESKHLDNKTLLASEQRGRSTAILSKSGQRHQSGISNVPVYKTHVAEKPARSARTQSIDRYRVDRRRSADTSVSERFDPRSARIERSIMDEFQQRGRAREKTNREKPLRRSHSIDVPPPPPPTFSRQSSQTSQLSRQSSVEHAIVTQSFPMTQRKVLQDPDSGQYYFVDMPVQVKTKTFFDPETGSYVQLPVQPPDGAVLQASPMEVLSPPLVVYHGFVPVPLSPMSQNIQGPHMEQEELIHLDTPRQIHCKDRHPYLEPVYGQHEHMLGEFLGSEEVDCTS